Within the Miscanthus floridulus cultivar M001 chromosome 2, ASM1932011v1, whole genome shotgun sequence genome, the region TAGGCCAGTTTGCCAACCTGCTATAGCAGAAGCAGCTATTCACATATCTTCAGGTGGGGCTAACATGTTTGGAAGTTCTAGCATGCCAGGGAGCGCTGTTGGGATTGATGTTGTTAGTGACTGTAAAGGGGTAGTTCACTCCTGGTTATCCATGAAGCTTTCATCAGAGGAAGCTAATAGTGCTTTCAGAGTATTATCTGGTTGCAAGGTGAACAAAGGTAAGCCATGTCATACTCTCTAGGTGGTCAATACTGTAAGTTTCATTGTTATCATGCACAAAACCAAGTGAATTGCCTGATTCTTATTCTAAATGATGTAGTTTGTCCATTGGAGTTTGATGAACCTTCTTCAGTCGTTAAGGCATGTGGCAAGGCATCATCTTCAACGCCTTCATGCTGCGCAGCATTGCACTCTTACATTGGAACTAGGCAGAAACAGATATTTGTCACAAACCTGCAAGCAATTAATTGTGCAACAAAGTttggatcaatgctacagaaagCTGGTGTGGTGGATGATATTTATGGGCTTTGTGACATTGACTTGAAAGATTTCAGCTTGCAAGGTATGCACTGAAGCCCTATTTACTTATCTTCAATATTTTATTCATCATGGAACCCTTTTATAACTCCCTTTTTTTTTCCTTGTCACCACTTAACCGAAGCAGCTTTTGGACAGCAAGGTCAGTGTCAATCAATCAACTTTGTTTGATACTTTGATCCATGGACTTCCGTGACTTGATGCTAATTTCCAATCTTCACTATTGTAGGCTGTCTACTTCGGAGCTTACCTACAGATATTTTGTTTGACAACACTACTGGCATTAGCTTTACATGCGATTTGAGTGACAATATTGCAGCACCATGGCCCTCCTCATCTTCTGTCCAATCATTGTCACTTTGTGCTCCTGGTAAGGAGCAGGCATTCTAATTTGGGCGACATCACTACACTTTCCGAAATCACAACATGATTCTCACTACTTTCTTTAACATGTTCAATACTGCTGTTTGTCTAATCACATTGGCATCCTCTTTTGGATTCAGAAATGTCGCTGCCCGCTTTGCCTGTCTCACCGAAATCAGAAAGCTCAGGTACTTAATTTACAATTTGCTGATGAGGTATCATCTACTGTTTTCCATCCTCAGCAAATTGAACTTGTATCCTTTTTCTTCACCTGTAGGTCCCTCCAGAACTGGGATCGGCGTTTTGTTGCCGCTTGTATTCCTCACGATGACCATCACTATCTGAGGAACACTTCATCTAGTGAGCCAGAAGCTTCTTTACCCCCTGTTGTATTTTTTCCAGTGAGCCAGAAGCTTCTTTACCCCCTGTTGTATTTTTTCCCTTCTGTGCAGGCCCGCGTGTAAATTGTATGAATTACATTTTTGTAAatgagcgcccccccccccccccccgtctctTTTTGGTCCAGTGGATAGATCATAGAACTGTTGTGTTAGAGTGGACTGTTGTGCCATTTTGGGTCTCTGAGCACTGGTTGAAAGTAAGCTAGGTCTGGAGCTTCACTGGAGATGATCTAATGGCAAGTAACAATCAGGACTGCTCTTTCCAATGTTCATAATCAAGGTTAGGTGAGACGCCTGATATCTTGAAATGGCCTATCGAATTACACTAGAATGAGCAGCTGGATCTTGGGTGGATCATTACCCACTTTCCCTGGTCCAACCAGCAGCCTGTTGTATGTATGCCATGATCTCGACCTCTTGCATGGCTGATATCACAGAGCAATAAAGCAAAGAGATCTTTGCCCAACTTGCAAAAatgctaagactgtctccaaccgaAACACATACCCATTTAATAGTATAGGTCATCTACAGTGAAAGGATCATGGATCCAAATCTTGCTTTCTCCAACAGACCCCCGAGCAGCCAAATCCCACCTCCCTGCATGCGCCGCCTGCCTTCTTCCCTGCATGCACCACCTGCCTACCTCCCTGTCGAGCTTTGGCCTTGCCGGAGAGCGACCCCTCGGCCGACGAGCTCTAGACCCGCAGCCGGCGAGATCCAGGGCAACCTTGGACTCGCGGCAGGCGAGATCTAGGCCAACCTCGGTGGCGTGGACTAGCGAGATCCAGGCCAGCCCCCGAATCTCTCTCCACCTCCTCGGCTCCTTCCCCCGCCCCAAACAAAATCCCCCCAAATCCCTCCTTGTCCATCCCATCCCTCGATCCCATCTCCACCCGCCGTGGCGACGGTCACGCAGGGGGTGCTACTGCAGGCAATGCACACGGAGGAGCGCGTGGCGGGGGAGCACCGCTCGTCGGTGCTGCAGGTGACGGCCGTCGTGCCGGCGCTGAcagcctccacctcctactccccGCTCCTCGCCGCGCCGCCCTCCAACGGCGTCCTCCTCAACCTCTCCGACAGCCTCCACTGCACCTACGTCTAGGTCCCGCCCGCCGACACGCTGTTGGCCGTGGCCCGCCCGCAGCTCGTGGGCCACCTCATCCACCTCGACCGCCCCGTACCGCATGCGGTTGGACTCCGCACCGTCCCGTCCTCCCGCCCCCTCCCCTGCGTCGTGAAGCCCGAGCCGCTCGTCGCGTGCCCTGCATCTTGCGCCCGCGGCTACGTCATCCAGCCCGCCAcgtccgccgccgacgccgcgccgcccCTCATGCCCTCCTCCAACCCCTCCGCCGCTCCCGACGCCAGCGAGACCGCCGCCGTCAAGCGGACCGTCCTGGGTCCGAAGAACGCTGTCGCCAACCCCGCGCCACAGCAGCCCGTAAGTGCCGGTTCTCATCCTACGGACCCACTATAGTGTTTTGCGTCGTGGTGAGAGACGACGCTTTTTTGCCTTCCGACTCGCTTGGTACACAAAATGGATGCTTTGGTTGGGTCCTCTGTTGGAGCGTGTTTTTGAGACGCAAAACACTATGCACAGGTGTATTTTGCGTTTGGGTCGCCCTTTGCCCGTGCTGTTGGAGACCGACTAAATAACGCAAAAACCAGATCAGCAGCTACGCACAATATCTGGGCGTTCAACAATGCTGGGAAGAATAGATTCATTGGCAAATGCCAAATCACAGTTTTTGAACAAATATCAGCAGCTGTTACACTACAGATTCAATTTAACAACAGGTTTCGAACAGATATTTCGCTAATGTTACACTACAGATTGACAGATTCAATTCAACTGTTGGTTGATCTGCTGGGAAAGCAGCTACAAGTGTGTTGAATATTCTGTTGAACTTTGCCGCCGCAGAGGGGTGCCATCATCAGCATCCTGCGAATGAGAGGGGGTTGATTCACTCGATGAAGGCTTTGCACCAGCTGAGATGATGTTCTTGAACCAAGCTCCCTGGAAAGTAGGGCTGCCTCTGTTTTGGTTGTTACCCGGGGACTCGGGTGAGGCTTGATTTTTTGAAGCCAGGCCTGCCATAAATCTGTATGCTACTCTACTGGCATTCACGATTTCTGTTTTAGCCTGCCTGAACTGCAAAACATGAATTCACAAGGAAAACAATGATGATAAAACAGAAAGGATAAACAGAAAGGTATTGATAAAACAGAAAGGCCTATGCATATAATCAATATTTCAAGCTCCAAACCAAACACATGGGCAGACTGCAACACAAATATAAGGGATGTTTGTATTGGTGGGGAAAAAACAGAGATCTAAAACATGAGTAATagactaggaaaaataataaaaagcAAGAAGCAATCATAAGTTAATGCTAGGATTAAGTAAATTGGAGATAGCACATTGTATCACAGCAACAGATTCTGAAATTACCTTAACTGCTGTGCTCTCAGCAACAACCACAGCAGTATCACCAGGCATTGGCAAAGCGATTAACCCAACCTGCAAGGTTAGACAGAATAAAAGAGTAAGTTCATGGCATTTCAAACCTACCTAACACAATCATGCTAGGCTGTTAGCAACATAGACAAAAATTCAATGATTAAACATTATGATCAGAAATGACTAGCAACGACTTGACCTACAGGAATCTTCAGCCTCTTCAAATTGTCACACAAGTAGGTGCATTAGGACATGAATCATGAAGCAAACATAAAAGAGCCTTGTCTCAAATGGAAACTAAACGATTTTGCTAAGGTAATGAAATAATTAAGCTAATTACTGTTCTTGGGAGACATCCGTCTAGCACGTAAGTTTCAAGGCAGGCATCAAAAACCTTGTCAAGTGGCAACGCCCAGTCGCCCACACATAAGCTTGTGCTCAGGTCCACAGTGGCAAGGAAAACAATGAAACTGCCTCTAAGAGCCTGCTAAACGTCTGTGTTGTACATGGTCTTATGCTCCAAAGTTGAGTCTTAGAGATAGCAGCACTTATGCTCCAAAGTTGAGTCTTAGAGCTAGCAGCACTCAGTTTCATACATTAACCATATTATCAAAGCTTCAAGTGTGACAAAACACCAGTTAAATTGTTCAATACTTCAGTGGTGGCAAACACATGCTTTATTTCCAATGTTCAGTTCACACATTTGCTCATATTCTTTTCCTAGCAAGAATGTAAATCGCCATCTAAATCAGAACCTGCAATCTTCCTTCCAATTCGAGGACACAGTGTGTGTTTTTTGAACTCGAGAATTGTACATAATGCCACTATGAGATACACCTTGCACAGGTTGTCGCCATTCAGAAGAAGAAAACAATGGAATGCCCCTCCGTGTTCCTTACCTGGGAGCTTGGGGACGCCGAGCCTCTCGCAGAGCACGTCGCAGAAATGGTTACAATTCCTGGAGAGGAGGTCGTACGACTGCCCCTGCCACTCGCGGCCGAGCTCCCGCAGGATCCGGTTCACGGCGGCGATGCCGCACTCGGTCTCCCCGAGGACGATGCGCTCCCGGTAGGTGTACATGGGGTTCTTCCCCACGGGGCAACTGAACACGCCGCTACCGGTCTCGCAGAACCCGAACGACCACTCGTCCTCGCCATAGACCTGCGTTGAGGGGTTCAAGAAATGGCGTGAGATTTTGGGATCTGGAGAAGCTGTCGCTCCCTGGGATCTGAGCGGGTGGCGAGGGAAGGGGGAGAGGGGAGCTAGACCCACTACCTGCACGGCGCTGTGGAAGATGCCGCCGAGGCCGATGCGGTCCTTGAAGATGCGGTTGATCTGGAGGATGGTGTTGTTCGTCTTCTCGGAGTCGCTGTTGGTCACGTCGTACACGTGAAGCACCACCTCCTTCATTTCAGCACCCACGGCCcggcctccggcggcggcggcggcaggcccCTATGGGGTTTGGGTGGGGACACGGAAAGCAAGGGAGGGGATCGAAGCGTCGGCGGGTGGTGGGTGGTCGCTTGCAGTTGcaagggaggagaggagagacaGACAGGAGACGGtggtgcggtggtggtggtggtggagaaagcGGGTCGGGTTGGTCTACTCTTATCAACCCTTTTTGGGCTTGATCTTGTTGGAGTCAATGACGACTGGGCCCTCTCAACGAGTttcttttctatatatatatatttcttttctatataaattttttaaaaaatcagTGTGTTGTCATCTTTGTAGATAACGCGCGATGGGTTGCCCGTCTTCCTCCTCGTCGTCGGTCGCGCCGCCTACCTCCTGCCCCTCGACCCTACCCTCCACTAACCACAGGGCGGCGCGCtggcgtcgtcctcgtcctcgcccgcccccgcccccaccACCGGTGGCCGACGTTGGAAGCCGCCTCGTCGCGCCACCCGCCTCCTGCCCCGCCCCTAGCCCCACCCAACCTGCCTTCTCCGGCCCTGCCCCGCCCGCCTCCGCCATCGTGTCGCGACCGCCGCCCCAAAAATCCCCCTTCTAAGCCCACAGGTGAGGAATCGAAAACCCTAACACCGGCGAGCTTCTCGTCTCCAATGCCGGTGAGCCCCCTCTTCTTTCTCTCCGACGTGGCATGGGCATGAGCGAGCATCACTCGATCCAAGCTGTGTAACAGGTCACGTAGATAAGTTTCTGCTTTTTGCTCTCAAGTGCTAAAAACCACCGTATTAATCCTAAAAGCTGCTAGGTCAAGATTGTAACAATCTAGATTTAACAAAAGATACATAAAAGATAATCTAGTACGAATTCAAGTATAGAATGAGACGATGCGGTACATAATACAAATAGCATCAGAAATTGATTTTTTTTCATGGTATACCATACAAATAACGTTATATGGGAGGGATAAAACGCATGCAAAAGAGTTATCCAAGCCAGCTGCCAGTATCTTTGGCAATGGTATGTCCATAACAATCATTCAAGCGCTTTAAATTCCTATGCCGCTCGTTCCCCCACAGTGTTGTAAGCTTCGACATCTCAAATTGTTCTTTTGTCATAGCCCTAAGATTGTTGATCCACTCTTTTCATGTGTTCATGTCCAGAAAGTTTTAGCATCACCATCAAATAATTCAACAAAGGAGAACAACTAAAATGAATGTGTCGATTACAACAACTGTGGCTCTAATAATTTGATGCATTTCATGGCGGTGACCAAGGAAATGAAAAGAAGTTTGGTTGGCCAATGTTATGACAAAATTGATAAAAGCATATCTTATTTGGTCACAGGTGGAAACAATCATGGTCACAGATTGATTTTCAACAATACAATAGAGCGACATAAGTAGTAGTCCAGAAATCAGCAATTCATTGATGTGAGTGATGGTTCCACAATTTTATTTTGGAATAATCATGTcaatggatgttggtgtgatgacgAGACCGGCCAATGGTTGCTCAAGGCAACCCCAGTAGACATGAGCAGCATTGTGATGAATCTGGTAATGTTTTAGGGCAAAAAACGATAATTACTCATTGCAAATCCATAAGTAAGGCATAAGatgattcaaattttaaaagGACTTCATGGTTATAATGAAAAAAAACTAGCTACATACCCTATTTGTGCATATCATCTTGTTATTTCATACAAAATGTATAAAAAGATCATGTAGTTTTATAGATTTTAAAACCATTTAGTTTGTGTACGTATGAACTCAATTGTTACACTTGCACACCCATGACCCACCAGGTCACCGGAATcaggccttgtttaaatccaggATGTAAAGTTTTGGGGTATCACATGGGGTGTCAtatgaggtgttcggatactaataaaaaaaacaaattacagaatccgtcagtaatccgcgagacgaatttattaagcctaattaatccgtcaccgccacatgtgtgtactgtatcaccacattgtcaaatcatggactaattagacttaaaagattcgtctcgcaaattagtcgcaaactgtacaattagttattttttagtctatatttaatatttcatgcatgtgtcctaaatattcgatgggatagggagtaaactttagggaaCTAAAAAAAAGACCTCAGTCGATCACCGCACCACCACAGGTCCACAACTGACTACTCATCTGTCTCAAATTATCTGTCGCTTTTGGTTTCCGTGCCGTAAGTTTAACtcaatttgtagaaaatacgtgcaacatttgtatctttaaataaatttattaaaaaactagattcaaatatcttttCAATAATaccaattatgtatcataaatattaatattttttaatatatattttatcaaagttgtttTCTTGGGAATCGAAAATGGCAGATTTTAGGAGGAAGGGAGTATGCCCGGCAAAGCCACACAAGGAAGTCACAGGTCAATTTTGTCATGTACTCATGTCCTCCGGAAGAAGCTGACTCTGTTTTTGTCTCCGAGCTTGGGATCATCATCATGTACTACGTACAGGCTTAGTACAGTGGTAGTACAGTACTACAGTAGTTGGGAGAACGCTGGCGGCTGGCGTGTGTCTTCTCTCTCTTTTGTCACTTGTGCCTCGGCGTCCGAGAGACACGTCAGACCAGCTGACACCTGACGGCACTCGTGTCACTTTCCCCAGATAATACTACGAAGAAGAAAGAAACAACCTTGTTcacggcctcgtttagattgtaagttttttcactttctcttcatcacattaaatctttggacacatacatagagtattaaatatagataaaaaaataactaattacacagtttgattgtaaattacgagacgaattttttgagcctagttagatcatgattggacaataattgtcaaatacaaacgaaagtgctacagtgtcaaatactgatttctaacctcaatctaaacaaggcccacagCTCGACacaggccctgtttagtttcaccaaattcccaactttgacattatgcaaaaagaagattccctgtcacatcaaacttacggtacatgcatggagtactaaatgttgacgaaatcaaaaattaattgcacagtttggttgtactttgcg harbors:
- the LOC136539458 gene encoding uncharacterized GPI-anchored protein At1g61900-like; translation: MESSSSGSCGQGTLYHWLVLFAVWLCGSQHVLSQKTPLEPKDKFLLSDPPIGLFDPIEISPSVLPHNTNPVEPLSPMYPNYTSYDPVLTGKCHVNFSALSYVMEKTAYDCSIPLAPLVANVICCPQVNSLMNVFQAAYGSGNDTLVLNQASANACFSDIMNILASKGANTNIPELCTLRPSNLTDGSCPVKDISSFEKIVNTSKLLDACSSVDPLKECCRPVCQPAIAEAAIHISSGGANMFGSSSMPGSAVGIDVVSDCKGVVHSWLSMKLSSEEANSAFRVLSGCKVNKVCPLEFDEPSSVVKACGKASSSTPSCCAALHSYIGTRQKQIFVTNLQAINCATKFGSMLQKAGVVDDIYGLCDIDLKDFSLQAFGQQGCLLRSLPTDILFDNTTGISFTCDLSDNIAAPWPSSSSVQSLSLCAPEMSLPALPVSPKSESSGPSRTGIGVLLPLVFLTMTITI